A single window of Plectropomus leopardus isolate mb chromosome 12, YSFRI_Pleo_2.0, whole genome shotgun sequence DNA harbors:
- the LOC121951604 gene encoding LOW QUALITY PROTEIN: C-X-C chemokine receptor type 4-like (The sequence of the model RefSeq protein was modified relative to this genomic sequence to represent the inferred CDS: inserted 1 base in 1 codon; deleted 3 bases in 2 codons) translates to MSYYEHIVFDYDLNDTGSGSGSGDLGGDLEEPCDVEHVMTAELQQVFLPVVYALIFILGITGNGLVVIVLGCQRRSKCSLTDRYRLHLSAADLLFVLALPFWAVDSALADWRFGAVACVGVHVIYTVNLYGSVLILAFISLDRYLAVVRATDTNTGGLRQLLAHKLVYVGAWLPAGLLAVPDLIYARTQEGGEGATLCQRFYPADNAPIWVAVFHLQLVLVGLVIPGLVLLVCYCVIVTRLTRGPLGGQRQKRRAVRTTIALVLCFFVCWLPYGAGISVDALLRLEVLPRGLRPGGRAGRVWLAVAEPMAFAHCCLNPLLYAFLGAGFKSSARRALTLSRASSLKILPRRRXGRASTTTESESSSLHSS, encoded by the exons ATGTCCTACTATGAG CATATCGTCTTTGACTACGACCTCAATGACACCGGTTCGGGTTCCGGTTCTGGGGACCTC GGGGGGGATCTGGAGGAGCCGTGTGACGTGGAGCACGTGATGACCGCTGAGCTTCAGCAGGTCTTTTTGCCCGTCGTTTAC GCTCTCATCTTCATCCTGGGCATCACCGGAAACGGCCTGGTCGTCATCGTGCTCGGCTGCCAGCGCAG GTCAAAGTGCAGCCTCACTGATCGGTACCGCCTCCATCTCTCCGCCGCTGACCTCCTCTTTGTTCTGGCGCTGCCGTTCTGGGCCGTGGACTCAGCTCTGGCCGACTGGCGCTTCGGAGCGGTCGCCTGCGTCGGTGTGCACGTTATCTACACGGTCAACCTGTACGGCAGCGTGCTCATCCTGGCATTTATCAGCCTGGACCGCTACCTGGCGGTGGTGCGAGCCACGGACACCAACACCGGCGGGCTGAGGCAGCTGCTGGCGCACAAACTGGTTTATGTGG GCGCCTGGTTGCCCGCCGGCCTCCTGGCAGTGCCGGACCTGATCTACGCCCGGACTCAGGAGGGGGGCGAGGGGGCCACTCTGTGCCAGCGGTTCTACCCAGCAGACAACGCCCCGATCTGGGTCGCAGTCTTCCACCTCCAGCTGGTCCTGGTGGGTCTGGTGATCCCGGGTCTGGTGCTCCTGGTGTGTTACTGCGTCATCGTCACCAGGCTGACCCGGGGCCCTCTGGGGGGCCAGAGGCAGAAGCGGCGAGCCGTCAGGACCACCATCGCGTTGGTCCTTTGCTTCTTCGTGTGCTGGCTGCCGTACGGAGCCGGCATCTCCGTGGACGCTCTGCTGCGCCTGGAGGTGCTGCCGCGCGGGCTGCGGCCTGGAGGCCGTGCTGGGCGTGTGTGGCTGGCGGTGGCTGAGCCCATGGCGTTCGCACACTGCTGCCTGAACCCGCTGCTGTACGCCTTCCTGGGGGCCGGGTTCAAGAGTTCAGCCCGCAGAGCCCTCACCCTGAGCCGAGCCTCCAGTTTGAAGATTTTACCCCGGAGAC CCGGGCGCGCCTCCACCACCACAGAGTCCGAGTCCTCCAGTTTACATTCCAGCTAG